A single Oncorhynchus nerka isolate Pitt River linkage group LG10, Oner_Uvic_2.0, whole genome shotgun sequence DNA region contains:
- the wasf3a gene encoding LOW QUALITY PROTEIN: actin-binding protein WASF3 (The sequence of the model RefSeq protein was modified relative to this genomic sequence to represent the inferred CDS: deleted 2 bases in 1 codon) produces MPLVKRNIEPRHLCRGGLPEGIGSELECVTNNTLSAIIRQLSSLSKHAEDVFGELFSEANTFYVRANGLQDRIDRLAVKVIQLDSTVEEVSLQDINMRKAFKSSTVQDQQVVSKSSTSNPVEDMYNTSDKPPSLSILSAYRDDHTDGMKFYTDPSYFFDLWKEKMLQDTEDKRKERRRQREQKRCVDGTLQREVKKVRKARNRRQEWNMMAFDKELRPDHRHPHSLHRGASSEGSLSPESRYGHDLPDYPTAPGLPHSASNHALAHPYPPADIHESVEHEYHSIGVSYREGTLNRTHHSPPLHRSTERINGTMTLPPADYSIMEYYASSGPPPPPPAPLIPSAQTAFGSPMVSPTPLTGPRTGATGYGLPPLPPPGPRMIPPPPGPPPPPVPPAPPQLAGLGDKRQDTQPRSDLLSAIRMGIQLKKVQEQQEQQAKREPVGNDVATILSRRIAVEYSDSEDDSELEENDWSD; encoded by the exons ATGCCCCTGGTCAAGAGGAACATAGAGCCCCGGCACCTCTGTCGAGGGGGGCTGCCCGAGGGGATTGGCAGTGAGCTGGAGTGTGTCACCAACAACACCCTCTCTGCCATCATACGCCAGCTCAGCAGTCTAA GTAAACATGCGGAGGACGTCTTTGGAGAGCTTTTTAGTGAGGCGAACACATTTTATGTGCGTGCCAACGGTCTCCAAGACCGCATCGACCGCTTGGCTGTCAAGGTCATCCAGCTGGATTCCACTGTGGAGGAGG TCTCTCTGCAGGACATCAACATGCGCAAGGCATTTAAAAGCTCTACAGTCCAGGACCAGCAGGTGGTGTCCAAGAGCAGCACGTCCAACCCTGTGGAGGACATGTACAACACCAGCGACAAGCCTCCTTCTCTCAGCATTCTCTCTGCTTACAG AGATGACCACACCGATGGGATGAAGTTCTACACTGACCCATCCTACTTCTTTGACCTGTGGAAGGAGAAGATGCTGCAGGACACGGAGgacaagaggaaggagagaagaagacaaCGC gaGCAGAAGCGATGTGTTGACGGCACACTTCAGCGCGAGGTGAAGAAGGTTCGTAAAGCCAGAAACCGCCGTCAGGAGTGGAACATGATGGCGTTCGACAAAGAGCTCCGCCCAGACCACCgccaccctcactctctccaccGGGGGGCGTCGTCTGAGGGCTCCCTCTCCCCAGAGAGCAG ATATGGTCATGACCTGCCAGACTACCCAACTGCTCCAGGCCTTCCACATTCTGCATCCAACCATGCTCTGGCTCACCCCTACCCGCCTGCAGACATTCACGAGTCTGTAGAGCATGAGTACCACAGCATCGGAGTCAGTTACAGAGAAGGGACTCTCAACCGCACACACCACTCCCCACCTCTGCATCGCTCCACTGAGAGAATAAATGGCACTATGACGCTTCCACCTGCGGACTACAG tataaTGGAGTACTATGCCAGTTCCggaccaccacctcctcccccaGCCCCTCTTATCCCATCCGCACAGACAGCCTTTGGCTCTCCCATGGTATCCCCCACCCCCCTTACTGGACCTAGGACAGGGGCCACAGGCTATGGTCTCCCACCCCTACCTCCTCCAGGGCCTCGTATGATTCCACCTCccccaggtccccctccaccaccaGTACCCCCTGCCCCACCCCAACTGGCAGGACTTGGTGAC AAGAGACAGGACACCCAGCCTCGAAGTGACCTTCTGTCAGCTATTCGCATGG GCATCCAGTTGAAAAAGgtgcaggagcagcaggagcagcaggctAAGCGGGAGCCTGTGGGGAACGACGTGGCCACCATCCTGTCCCGTCGCATCGCAGTGGAGTACAGCGACTCGGAGGACGACTCCGAACTGGAAGAGAACGACTGGTCcgactga
- the LOC115135536 gene encoding V-type proton ATPase catalytic subunit A-like, whose product MDTSKLPKIRDEERESEFGYVHGVSGPVVTATAMAGAAMYELVRVGHSELVGEIIRLEGDMATIQVYEETSGVSVGDPVLRTGKPLSVELGPGIMGSIFDGIQRPLKDINDLTQSIYIPRGVNIGALNRDLKWEFTPGQSLRTGSHITGGDIYGTVFENSLIKHKLMLPPRSRGTVTYVAPPGNYDVNDVVLELEFEGLKEKFTMIQVWPVRQIRPVTEKLPANHPLLTGQRVLDALFPCVQGGTTAIPGAFGCGKTVISQSLSKYSNSDVIIYVGCGERGNEMSEVLRDFPELTMEVDGKVESIMKRTALVANTSNMPVAAREASIYTGITLSEYFRDMGYNVSMMADSTSRWAEALREISGRLAEMPADSGYPAYLGARLASFYERAGRVKCLGNPEREGSVSIVGAVSPPGGDFSDPVTSATLGIVQVFWGLDKKLAQRKHFPSVNWLISYSKYTRALDEYYDKHFPEFVPLRTKAKEILQEEEDLAEIVQLVGKASLAETDKITLEVAKLLKDDFLQQNGYTPYDRFCPFYKTVGILSNTIAFYDLARHAVETTAQSDNKITWSMIREHMGEVLYRLSSMKFKDPVKEGEVKIKADYAQLLEDMQNAFRTLED is encoded by the exons ATGGACACTTCCAAGCTTCCTAAAATCCGTGATGAGGAGAGGGAAAGCGAGTTTGGATATGTACATGGAGTTTCTGGGCCAG TGGTGACAGCTACCGCCATGGCAGGAGCGGCCATGTACGAGCTTGTGCGTGTGGGCCACAGTGAGCTGGTGGGAGAGATCATCAGGCTGGAGGGAGACATGGCAACCATTCAGGTCTACGAAGAGACCT CTGGTGTGTCTGTCGGAGACCCTGTCCTTCGGACAGGAAAGCCCCTGTCTGTAGAGTTGGGGCCGGGAATCATGGGGTCCATCTTTGATGGTATCCAGCGTCCCCTCAAAGACATCAATGATCTCACTCAAAGCATATATATCCCTAGAGGAGTCAACATTGGGGCCCTCAACCGTGACCTCAAGTGGGAGTTTACACCTGGCCAGAGTCTTCGA ACCGGCAGTCACATAACAGGTGGGGATATCTATGGCACAGTGTTTGAGAACTCCCTGATCAAGCACAAGTTGATGCTCCCACCCCGGAGCAGAGGCACTGTCACCTACGTGGCCCCTCCTGGAAACTATGATGTCAAT GatgtggtgctggaactggagtTTGAGGGTTTGAAGGAGAAGTTTACCATGATCCAGGTCTGGCCAGTGCGACAGATTCGCCCGGTCACAGAGAAGCTCCCTGCCAATCACCCCCTGCTTACTGGCCAGAGAGTGTTGGATGCTCTCTTCCC GTGTGTCCAGGGAGGCACCACCGCTATCCCAGGAGCCTTTGGTTGTGGCAAGACTGTGATCTCACAGTCCCTGTCCAAGTATTCCAACAGTGATGTCATCATCTATGTGGGCTGCGGAGAGCGTGGAAATGAGATGTCTGAAGTGCTGAGAGATTTCCCTGAG CTTACAATGGAAGTGGATGGAAAGGTGGAAAGTATCATGAAGAGAACAGCGCTAGTGGCCAACACTTCCAACATGCCTGTCGCTGCTAGAGAGGCCTCCATTTACACAG GAATCACTCTGTCCGAGTACTTCAGAGACATGGGCTACAACGTCAGTATGATGGCCGACTCCACCTCCCGATGGGCAGAGGCTCTCAGGGAGATCTCAGGACGATTGGCTGAGATGCCTGCTG ACAGTGGGTACCCTGCCTACCTGGGAGCCAGACTGGCCTCCTTCTATGAGCGTGCTGGCAGGGTGAAGTGCCTGGgcaacccagagagagagggcagcgtcAGCATTGTTGGAGC TGTGTCTCCCCCTGGTGGAGACTTCTCGGATCCTGTTACTTCAGCTACGCTGGGTATTGTACAG gtgttctggggtctggataAGAAGCTGGCGCAGAGAAAGCATTTCCCCTCAGTGAACTGGCTGATCAGCTACAGCAAGTACACGAGGGCGCTGGACGAGTACTACGACAAGCACTTCCCTGAGTTTGTGCCGCTTCGCACCAAGGCCAAGGAGATCctgcaggaggaggaggatctGGCTGAGATTGTGCAGCTTGTGGGAAAG GCATCTCTCGCTGAGACCGACAAGATCACATTGGAGGTTGCTAAACTACTCAAGGATGACTTCCTGCAGCAGAATGGCTATACTCCATACGACAG GTTCTGCCCTTTCTACAAAACGGTGGGCATCCTCTCCAATACGATTGCGTTCTACGACTTGGCGCGACATGCAGTCGAGACCACGGCTCAGAGTGACAACAAGATCACCTGGTCCATGATCCGGGAGCACATGGGAGAGGTCCTCTACAGGCTCAGCTCCATGAAGTTCAAG GACCCAGTGAAGGAGGGCGAGGTCAAAATCAAAGCAGACTACGCCCAGCTACTGGAGGACATGCAGAACGCCTTCCGTACCCTGGAGGACTGA